In one window of Gossypium hirsutum isolate 1008001.06 chromosome A01, Gossypium_hirsutum_v2.1, whole genome shotgun sequence DNA:
- the LOC107938840 gene encoding squamosa promoter-binding-like protein 9 isoform X1, with protein MEMGSGSLTDSGGSSSNSSTESLNGLKFGQKIYFEDTSAAGTGGGTTMGTPLKSGIGSSSSSGSGKKARGGVVQGGQPPRCQVEGCKVDLTDAKAYYSRHKVCGMHSKAAKVIVAGLEQRFCQQCSRKRSCRRRLAGHNERRRKPPPGSLLSSRYIRLSSSIIESSRGGSFIMDFTAYPRLSRRDVWLTSRSSEHVPGNQYTGTGWLLPHPCQNNSENPPPNLYRQELPGGTGVPSGRIPPGECFTGVVDSNCALSLLSNQPWGFRNQGLTLGLNDMINSELCSMSQPAMPHGAVTNPYSNASWGFKGNHSCSRSQDMLPQIPEPINSQLTGGLQLSHQSRGQYMEHEPSNADDTSMQHNHQSF; from the exons ATGGAAATGGGTTCGGGCTCTTTGACAGACTCAGGTGGTTCTTCCTCCAACTCCTCCACTGAGTCACTCAACGGCTTGAAATTTGGTCAAAAAATCTATTTTGAGGATACATCAGCTGCTGGCACCGGTGGTGGTACGACCATGGGGACTCCACTCAAGTCAGGTATCGGGTCTTCAAGCTCATCCGGGTCGGGTAAGAAGGCCAGGGGTGGAGTGGTGCAAGGTGGTCAGCCTCCAAGATGTCAAGTAGAAGGGTGTAAAGTGGATCTGACTGATGCAAAAGCTTACTATTCAAGGCATAAGGTTTGTGGTATGCACTCTAAGGCAGCTAAAGTCATTGTTGCTGGTCTTGAGCAAAGATTTTGCCAGCAATGTAGCAG GAAACGGAGTTGCCGTAGACGGTTAGCAGGTCACAATGAGCGACGGAGGAAACCACCACCGGGATCATTATTATCCTCTCGTTATATCCGGCTTTCTTCGTCTATTATCG AAAGCAGCAGAGGTGGAAGCTTTATCATGGATTTCACAGCCTATCCAAGGCTTTCCAGAAGGGATGTGTGGCTAACATCAAGATCATCGGAACATGTACCGGGAAATCAATACACTGGAACAGGATGGTTGCTTCCACATCCATGTCAAAACAACTCAGAGAATCCTCCACCTAACCTTTACAGGCAGGAATTACCAGGGGGAACTGGTGTTCCTAGTGGCCGGATTCCTCCGGGAGAATGCTTCACGGGAGTTGTTGACTCAAACTGTGCTCTCTCTCTTCTATCAAATCAACCATGGGGCTTCAGAAATCAGGGATTGACTCTTGGGTTAAATGACATGATCAACTCCGAGCTTTGTTCAATGTCTCAACCAGCAATGCCTCATGGTGCAGTTACGAATCCTTACTCAAATGCCTCTTGGGGTTTCAAGGGCAACCACTCCTGTAGTCGCTCCCAGGATATGCTGCCTCAAATCCCAGAGCCTATTAACAGTCAATTGACCGGGGGACTTCAGTTGTCTCACCAAAGCAGGGGGCAATACATGGAGCATGAGCCATCTAATGCGGATGACACCTCCATGCAGCATAATCACCAATCCTTCTAA
- the LOC107938840 gene encoding squamosa promoter-binding-like protein 9 (The RefSeq protein has 2 substitutions compared to this genomic sequence), which translates to MEMGSGSLTDSGGSSSNSSTESLNGLKFGQKIYFEDTSAAGTGGGTTMGTPLKSGIGSSSSSGSGKKARGGVVQGGQPPRCQVEGCKVDLTDAKAYYSRHKVCGMHSKAAKVIVAGLEQRFCQQCSRFHQLPEFDQRKRSCRRRLAGHNERRRKPPPGSLLSSRYIRLSSSIIESSRGGSFIMDFTAYPRLSRRDVWLTSRSSEHVPGNQYTGTGWLLPRPCQNNSENPPPNLYRQELPGGTGVPSGRIPPGECFTGVVDSNCALSLLSNQPWGFRNQGLTLGLNDMINSELCSMSQPAMPHGAVTNPYSNASWGFKGDHSCSRSQDMLPQIPEPINSQLTGGLQLSHQSRGQYMEHEPSNADDTSMQHNHQSF; encoded by the exons ATGGAAATGGGTTCGGGCTCTTTGACAGACTCAGGTGGTTCTTCCTCCAACTCCTCCACTGAGTCACTCAACGGCTTGAAATTTGGTCAAAAAATCTATTTTGAGGATACATCAGCTGCTGGCACCGGTGGTGGTACGACCATGGGGACTCCACTCAAGTCAGGTATCGGGTCTTCAAGCTCATCCGGGTCGGGTAAGAAGGCCAGGGGTGGAGTGGTGCAAGGTGGTCAGCCTCCAAGATGTCAAGTAGAAGGGTGTAAAGTGGATCTGACTGATGCAAAAGCTTACTATTCAAGGCATAAGGTTTGTGGTATGCACTCTAAGGCAGCTAAAGTCATTGTTGCTGGTCTTGAGCAAAGATTTTGCCAGCAATGTAGCAG ATTTCATCAGCTTCCTGAATTTGACCAAAGGAAACGGAGTTGCCGTAGACGGTTAGCAGGTCACAATGAGCGACGGAGGAAACCACCACCGGGATCATTATTATCCTCTCGTTATATCCGGCTTTCTTCGTCTATTATCG AAAGCAGCAGAGGTGGAAGCTTTATCATGGATTTCACAGCCTATCCAAGGCTTTCCAGAAGGGATGTGTGGCTAACATCAAGATCATCGGAACATGTACCGGGAAATCAATACACTGGAACAGGATGGTTGCTTCCACATCCATGTCAAAACAACTCAGAGAATCCTCCACCTAACCTTTACAGGCAGGAATTACCAGGGGGAACTGGTGTTCCTAGTGGCCGGATTCCTCCGGGAGAATGCTTCACGGGAGTTGTTGACTCAAACTGTGCTCTCTCTCTTCTATCAAATCAACCATGGGGCTTCAGAAATCAGGGATTGACTCTTGGGTTAAATGACATGATCAACTCCGAGCTTTGTTCAATGTCTCAACCAGCAATGCCTCATGGTGCAGTTACGAATCCTTACTCAAATGCCTCTTGGGGTTTCAAGGGCAACCACTCCTGTAGTCGCTCCCAGGATATGCTGCCTCAAATCCCAGAGCCTATTAACAGTCAATTGACCGGGGGACTTCAGTTGTCTCACCAAAGCAGGGGGCAATACATGGAGCATGAGCCATCTAATGCGGATGACACCTCCATGCAGCATAATCACCAATCCTTCTAA